CGAAAAACAGCAGCGCTATCTGATGCGCATGTCGGACAACTCAGATCGATTGGTACGGATGATTGAAGAACTCCTCGATCGGACCCGTATCGAGACCGGACGATTGGAAGTCCGACAGACCGATGTGCAACTTGAACCCTGCCTGACCGATGTGATCGAACAACTGAGACCGCTGGCTCAGGCAAAACAGCAAACACTTGAGTTCTGTCCTCCCGGATCGAGCGTCGTCGTGTGGGCGGATCGTGATCGTTTGATTCAAACCGTCGTGAATCTTGTCCAAAACGCCATTAAATTCACACCTCCGGGTGGGCACGTGACCGTCGCCTGTGAGCTGAGGAACGACCAAACGGCCACTGTCTTTGTGCGAGACACCGGCCCCGGCATTCCTCCCGAGCACCTCAACAAGATTTTTGATCCATTCTTCCGCATTCAGCAAGGCCACCGTACCGCCCCCAAAGGCTTGGGCCTTGGTCTTTCGATCGTGAAAACCTTGGTTGAATTGCAAGGAGGGCAGGTGACGGCAGGCAATCATGAAGCAGGAGGCGCTGAGGTAGCATTCACGATTCCCATTCATTCGGTCGAGATCACGCCACTTTCTGCTTCCTCTCTCATTGATCGACGCATTTTGGTGGTGGATGACGACACCGATATTCAACAACTGCTCCTCGATCGCCTCCGCGCCCGCGGGTACCAGACCTTTTCCGCCGCCAATGGTCACCAGGCTCTAGAAGCCCTACGGTCACAAGAGTTTCATGGGTTGATTCTTGATATCGGAATCGGCCAGATCGACGGGTTGGAAGTGCTTCGCCGAATCCGCAAGACCAATCAGCAGCTCCCCATCATCATGATTACCGCGTCGGGATCTCAGGAGCTTGCCGTTAAAGCCATCGAGATGGGAGCTCAAGCCTACTTACTCAAACCGTTTGACGCAGTGGCACTTCAGCAGTCTATGGATCGTTGGTTTCACGGCGCGTGATGTCACGAGAATCATGATGCATCGGGTCATCGTTAGATTTCTCTCACGCACACGATGCGGGGTTTCCCAGGATGCCGCGGCAGCCCGCCGCACGATCACGCTCGCTTTTCTGCTTGTTCTTGTTGGAATCGGTGCCGCCTGTCCTGCATCGGCTCAAGTTCCTCGGGTCTATGGACAAGGGGCGGCAGCCTCAGGAATGGGAAACGCTTTTGCCGCACAGGCTGACAATCCTTCCGCTCTTCATTACAACCCGGCCGGGATGACGCAACTGCGAGGCGTGCAGACGATGGCCGGCGGCACGTTCGTCGGTGGAACCTCCGACTTTAGAAGTCCGACGGGGATTTCAGTCACCGGTGACCACGATGGGGCTTTCGCCTGGCCTGGTCCAGGCCACGGCTATATCACAGCGAATCTGAGCGATATCGGGTTTGCCTCACTTGAGAAACTGACGATCGGCGTGGGAATTACCACTCCCTTTGGGTCGGTCATGAGGTGGCCTGAAACCAGTCCTTTCAACAGGATTACCACGTTTACGGCATTTCCCCTCTTTGACATCAAACCGACATTCGCCTATCAGCTGTTCCCCAATCTTTCGATTGGTGCCGGCGCTGACATCTACACGTTTGCCAGCTTTTTCGGGGAAGGACATGCGGAACTGCAATCTGTTTCGCCTGGCGGTCTGGCACCCGCAGGAAGCAAGCTCGAATTTAGTGGCAGCGGCACCGCCCCTGGATTCAATATCAGCGCCCTGTACACGGCGCTTCGAAACAAAGATGGGCAACCGACCGCAAATCTTGCCGTCGTGTACAGAAGCCAGGCCACCCTTCATCTAGACGGAGCCTTACTAGCCAACGGCATCAAAATCCAAGATGCAACAACAACCTTTGTCTTGCCACAAGTGATCACCGGAGGCGTGGCGCTGTGGCCTATCCGAGAGGCGGCGCGCGAGTGGAAACTTGAACTCAACGTAGATTACGTCGGTTGGAAATCGGTCAGGAATTTAGACATCCACCTAGCCAACGGCATCGTCATCCCTCAACCACAAAACTGGAGAGGCACATACGCTATTTTGGCTGGAACTGAGTACCGGTGGTTGCAAATCAATCGCCTACCAGGCTGGGAGATCGCGCTGCGAGGTGGTTATACAAACCAGCAGGCGCAAGTGCCGGACCTCAATTTTAATCCTGGGGTCCCATCCGCCGACTTGCATGTGATTTCGACCGGCATCGGCCTGATTTGCCAAGGAACTGGATCGTTCCTGGGCCTCATCCCGTGTGGAAGTTTTGGAATAGGGTCGGTTAGGACCACGCT
The nucleotide sequence above comes from Nitrospira sp.. Encoded proteins:
- a CDS encoding outer membrane protein transport protein, whose amino-acid sequence is MHRVIVRFLSRTRCGVSQDAAAARRTITLAFLLVLVGIGAACPASAQVPRVYGQGAAASGMGNAFAAQADNPSALHYNPAGMTQLRGVQTMAGGTFVGGTSDFRSPTGISVTGDHDGAFAWPGPGHGYITANLSDIGFASLEKLTIGVGITTPFGSVMRWPETSPFNRITTFTAFPLFDIKPTFAYQLFPNLSIGAGADIYTFASFFGEGHAELQSVSPGGLAPAGSKLEFSGSGTAPGFNISALYTALRNKDGQPTANLAVVYRSQATLHLDGALLANGIKIQDATTTFVLPQVITGGVALWPIREAAREWKLELNVDYVGWKSVRNLDIHLANGIVIPQPQNWRGTYAILAGTEYRWLQINRLPGWEIALRGGYTNQQAQVPDLNFNPGVPSADLHVISTGIGLICQGTGSFLGLIPCGSFGIGSVRTTLVGLDIFYQAFLYEPRTISGNTDLRATVNGLYSSTLHAGGFSIRASF